The Prunus dulcis chromosome 3, ALMONDv2, whole genome shotgun sequence genome segment CCCGCTGACAATTTTTTTATCATCTTTATAGCCAAAATTAATGAGCCGAACCACTTATATTTGGTTATTGGATTGTCTAATACCTTATATAGAGCTCCTATTGTTTACTTGTTAGACAAGCTAggatacttttaaaatataatactaCTAGCCTCTTCGCACGTACTTCCGCGTCTgtgagaggtttttttttatttataaaaagtttaaacttattttagaattaaaaatataatgggtagttgtgttccataaaaataagatccaTTATATGaattctcttttaattttaattttttaaatatgaaaatgtgtgaatttactatattatcctcatttaattaataatttcaattcttaatgtttgcattaaccaatggaattttttggtattttgaatgttttatcattctctgcattttgctatatatatatatatatatatatttaaagagtatagttgggcggctatactttttacgagtattagaatattttaaaagtatagccatGGGGCTATACTGAATAAAATGATTTTTACTTatagccttttttaattattttaattagtaattatatttgattattatttctttagtgaattattatttaaatattttactaagcatctatactctttaaatattattatattttaaaagtataacCGACCGGATATACTCTTTAAATGTAATAGAAcattttaaaagtaaaatgGTTTCTACTAActtcataaattacttaataagtagtaattaattatttgaaattatttttctgactatttttaatatatattttttatacaaaattagtttgtttagtttaataatttcaattaataaTATCTAagtcttatttaattattatttatttaatgaataattagtatttaaagtatttaaattaatttcataaattacttaataaatcataattaattatatttactcATCTGAAATAATTTTGTGGactttaaaataatttttaatttcctaatatattttaaaaacaatttcaaatattagaaaattattttagtattCCAAACCTAAAAGTCGCTATTTATGGAggaattagaaaaatacaactcaaACCATACTCCCTATTCACatcctaaaatagggagacaTCTAGGAGttcctaaatctgaggagagagaatggaCTCAtagtggctccctataatttaatgctgctttatttaatgagcatttcaaacatttaattaatgctaactattttttaaaatatattttaataaagatggaccaattaaaaaagagttatagcatttatgactccctaaactagagagcatgattgtcGTTTAAATTGTATggagagctcctaaaataacttttatatgtttttagctaaaatttaattgaaaaataaagagcATGATTGTAAACGCTCTTAGGGAAGAACCATTGGTTAAGTGGTCTCTTTGTTTTGCTTATCGATTCACATATGAATTTgggtcatcttcttcattatctgaaaaggccaaaaaaagTTGCCCGGCCCAGTATTCCTTACTGCACTTTAAGCTTGTGCTGCTCCCATGTCTGCAGGTGATGACGTGTGTTTGTGATTCTGGTTCATCTTCATTGCAGAGGAAAAAAATAGGGTATGTAAGCTAGCATGGAAAGGGGAAGCTTAGATTGCGTCAGGGGCAACTTGAATTTGATCATCctaatgttttttttgagAAGATTGCAAAAGCCCTTTTTGTTGCTCCTTGTGGAGGCTGAAGAACAAGCCAATTGTCAGCATTCTCTGGTTTCCAGTTTTTCAGATGTAGGCTGTTTGTGGCACAGGGGACAGAGCCCGAAAATAATATGTATGGTTGACAAATGCCAGGTTCATTCTTGGAAAGAAGATAAATAATGGGTTTTGAAATAGGGTTTCAACAAAGGGTCAACATATTGAAATGGATATGGAATGCTTCCAAGAATGCTGTGGAAGAAGTGTTTTAAGTTGACAAATGGAACACCAGTATCACCATGTTTGGGCCTTGGCAACCGAAAGTTAGTTTAGTTAGTTTAGTTAGTTGCCTATCCCACTAACTAAAAGAGTATTATTTTATACCTTCTTCAAGCATAATATCAATAGTCCATAACATAGCAGTGAGAATGACCAAAATAGACCTACCTCAAAGATCATATACTTTACATTTTACATGAATACAGAATATGACTTCACAGACACAATCTTATCTTGAGTTTTAGCCGAAACTTTGTCCCAGTATTAGCGGCACaagctttctttctttccacaAGCATTTCAAATTATTGACAGACAGGTAAATTTTTTAGTGTAAGAAGACAAATTGTTGGGCTTCAGACTCCAGCTTGAAGAAGGGGTGAGTTATGGTCATCAGTGCTTCTTGGATGGCGTTTTGGCATCAGAGCTGGATCCTTATATGCAGTGCGTACTTTATCATAAAACACAGCTATTGTAGGATCATTTTGGTCTTCTCTATCTTTCTTTATCAAACACTACATATAAAACACAGTAATTAGAGCCTTACATACATGCCAAAATGTCGGCTGAGGCATTGTTTAGCTTTTAGAAAAGACATACAAGGGGACGAAAAAGTGTCAGGAAAAGAAGCAATATTAGCCAATAAGATGCAACAAAAGATCATAACCGCTTGGGTTTCACTATCAGATTGACATAACAATATACAGTGAATGCTATAGATCAAAGTTGGGATATTAACTAAATACAAAATCGAAACTAAATAGATGGTTTTGGTGCCAACTTACCTCAACAGGATAGTCTTTGAATATTGGTAGAAATCGTTTACGGCAGTACTCATTAAAAAGAAGCGTGAGAATTGGAAGAGGGACAATCAAACTAGAAGCCAAGGAAAGCTTCTTAAGCCCAAATATCCCAATTGCAATAACGTGCATCAGTACCAAGGAAAAAATTGTTGAGTTGTGCACAGTTGGCCAAAATCTTCCGCCAGTTTCATACTTGGGTGCATATACATTTAGCAGCTGTTGCATATAGGTAAATACAATgaataatacaaataaaatttccaCCAATGACCAAAAACATAACTTAGATGGTACAAACTAGGAAGTACTATCAAAGCGTCAGCAAGTATTTGAGTGGTAAGTAATTCAACTCAACAAGGATCCTATATGAGCTTCTGATATCACTATAACAAATtgccaaaaatcaaaagacaTTTCAATGAAGAGAAAATTCTACCATGCAGAAAGCTTCTTTGCCTGAGGTTTCGAGGTGCTCAGTTTGGGGTTGTATCAATTTTTCTTTGCGGTATCATGGAGCCACAGAGTGATTTTACCCTTGCACCATTAATTTTTGGGTGGCATCATGTAGCCACAGAGTGATTTTACCCTATAATTTTTCGTGATACAACCGATATTTTGGAGTTTCAGTCTGCTCCTTGAAACACTAATTGTTAGTCAGAAGGACCCAATATGTTGCATTGAcagtttttgaaaaataaagttatATCATGTCCTAACTCCCAACTTCCCTCCCATGCCACCTTTtctctaaattaaattatgatcAGTCTATGCCTTAGAGGTCTCCTATAGTTAAATGAAAAAGGCATACTGTGAACCACGGAGTAAATAACAATCCAATTTGACAGGTAGCTACAATTCAAATCAGGACAATGCTTAGTCATGTGGATCAATccataataaatattgacataATGGCATTAGATTTACAACGAGATTATGTAAATTTGTGCAATTAGTTCAGAAAATATATGTGTGCCCAAGCTGTCACTTGATTATACTGATTGTAATATTATACTATGCTATTCACCTTTAATGAGCATTAATGTTCGAAGTAGGTTGTCTCATGTTGAAAGGTAgaattttaatcatttttatgCAATAGTTTTGCATAAAAAGAAAGCATTCAACTAACCTGGTTACGGTAGATTATGTATCCCAGACAACAGTAAACCAAAAGGAAGGGGAGAATCAGCGGAGCCAGgaagaaatatgttattccaAGGAGTCCGAAAAACAGAACTTTAGGAATGTCACTGTGGTATGGAATTGAAGGAACCTCaaattcatcatcatcttttccTGAAAATGGTCTTTTTATAATACTGGAAATCAGGGGAAGCAGGCGGAAGAGTTCTGAGGATAGAAGACTGGTCCATCCAGATGTCACAACATATGCAATGAAGAATGATGCCTGCATCGAAGATAAAGAATCTATATAATATCCTTCATCATCAATTCCTGATGCAAATACATGGTTTCAAAAGTTCAACTTTTAACATTTAAGCCAAATCTCAAGTTCGGCAGACAAAGATACAATCATACAAGAaccacaaattttttattgataacAAATTATCCTCACATTATCACCAAGATTATAACTTAATGATGATCAAGAAAAagtatttgaaaattttataggTCGGGAAAAAATTACCAGGAAgtagttaaataaaaatttcacatCTCAACTTACTACAAACCCTTAAACAGTTCAAATAGCTTttttaattaagaattaagaaaaacGAGAAAGGGCATGGCCATAGtaatgaattttcaaaaagcTTCTTAAAACTTCATATGATTATTCCAGAGAGGAATACATGCTAAAATTGTGTATGTATTTTCACCTGTGCTGGAACAGCATCAGCAAGGATTCCCGGAATCtttttgggctcaagaaagATATTGAACCGATAGAGAACCGACCCTGATAGTGTATTTGCCAAGAAAATGTTCCATATTGTAAACCACAACATCTTGGTGCATGCACTTTTTTCTATCTGACTGAAAGAGATGCAACCTTCTATGGATGACAACATTATCATGATGGGTGGCACAAAAGAAAGGAACAAATGAAGAATAAGACTTGGAAGATAACCTGTTATGACTTCACTGACAACTGTTCTGTAAGTCAAGAAATTGTACAATTCAGCGTCGCGTCTTAAATAAAAGAGagttaattaatgaaaatgcTATATTTTCCACTTACAGGTTCAGTATGCTTTTCAGAAAAGGAAACCACGTTTCCAACTGTTCAAGATTAGTAAGGCCTTGCACTATTACAACTGGAATGAGGAATAAAATTGTAAGAGCAGCGCAtgcaaccaccaccaccagctTGGAGATCCATCTTTTtataaaagatgaagaaaagaagggcCAGTGAACGTCTTGAGGCTCCGGAGCCCTCTCGGTGACCCATTCTGTGGGATTTGTTCCTTGTTGAATGTGTAAAGCTATTGCAGCACCAAGCCGGGACTTAAATGACACAAAGGCAGCTGGAACTTcctattattgatattttttggGCATTGTGGAACAATCAACTACATCAAATTTCATGCTCATATAAATCAAACAATATTGGAATAATCTATTCCAATTATACAAATCagtataacaaaaaataataataatcataaagAAGTGTGTTACTGATTTCTATTACGTTTCATGGATACTTTTGTTTCACTCTTACATTCAGATTAATGCTAAAGGAATTCTTAACTAGAGGAGATCTTCTTTTATACCATTTGAAACAATTATTATCAAACtctattgaaaaaaaaaattccatgaATACCTTTCCTGCCACTGACAATTGCTCCATTCTCACATTATCTTCtaaattttccaatttctttccATATTGATCTAAAACATCAACTTTGCGTCCAAAAAGCCCGCAAAAGCCATCACGTCTGGATCTTTGCTGGGGCTTAGTTTCCGATTTCAGATGCACAAGCCTTCTGTATAGCTTTTCTGCATCACTctacgaaaagaaaaaatatatataactcattGTCAATTTCTCATTTGATAAAGAAATGTTAAACTGTTACAATTTTAGTGTCTGAAAACAACCCTATTTCGAAATTATGCATTACAAATTTGTTCAGATGTTCTTACGTACGATGTTTTcagaaacccaaaatatataaataaataaatatatatacacacacacacacacacatataggGTACGCCTGATGGCCAGGCAGGGTGAGACGAAGCAAGCAGGAAGGGACTCAGATGTGATGTTTAagaaactaaataaatataggCTACAACTGATGACCGGGAAGGGTAGGATGAAGCAAGCAGAAAGGGACTCTGAGGCATGATATGTAAGAACCTAAAAAGAATCCACATAGCAATTACAGAAGCACCAAGCAGGGCCTtagaaaacaaccaaaaaaaacctAACTTGTCGAGGATTAGTCTGACACTCCttgaaaattaatgaattaattaaagttacaagGTAATACCctcataaaattaaatgtatGGCATGGTGGTGAAATAGTCAAGTCAATGCAGATCACAGAGctcaaaaacaaattaattcgTAAAAATGTTGTTCTTCAGTCAATAATTATGAGGTGCAGAGGCTACATAAACAGGATAAACTACTTTCTGCTTGATTACTTGCAAACATTGTCAGGActgtccaaaaaaaattcattcaaaCATAGGCACATAACATGATTataagtgaaaaataaatgaggtcccattcttattttccaaaataaaCTCCCACAACAAATATGACCCCTGTGGGCCGTGGCGAGTGGGGACAAAATATTGAATCAATTATCCACACGGAATTCTTACAGTGAGACGTTGGAGTTCGTTGGTTCGGCGAAGCACTGCATGTGAAAGATAAGTAGAAGGATAATACTCTGTAAAAAATCTCTCAACAGTTTCACTGCAGCTGCTCCCAGATGAGACAGGAATACCACGAACTAATATTGTAAATTGATGAGGCTGAGGTTTGGATGAATAGTAGTGCGCATATCTCTTTGATGAGATATAGCCATACTCCTGCAGTTATAGTCATCAAGTTGAAATCGGTGTTGATTCTTTCTTCTAAATGAACCAGAAATCGATGGAATAAGccattaaaaaacaaaatctgacTTACATAATGAAGAAGATAGCAGACGACTCCACTGAAAATGTATACTGCACAAAAGTGAACCCATAACCTTGGGAGACCAAAACTGATAATCAGGTGATCTTCAGAATAATTTTACTATGCCtactataaatataataaatccAAATGGACTTGAACATTATCTAGCAACATCAAAGAGAACTACTCCACATAGAGGTCGAAATTAGTTtgaataatatgtgagaaggATATTCAACAGACCTAAGTCCATATCTTGGCATGAGCTTGAACAACTTCATTCTCACCTCCTAGTCTATAAACGTACAAGCACAAAAAGTAAGAGAAAACTCCAACTCAGTTGCTGGTATCTAGGAGCAATATTTCCCTTCTAAGTTAGTTTATTTAATCTGCCAGAGTCTAACAAAAACGAAATACAACAAAGCTGCCACACAGGAATTAGAAGATAACCAGAGACCTATATCCAAATCTCAACCTAAGCTCATACGGCCTCTAAGGCTATGAATGTGCGAGCACAAAGAGGGAATCCTAGGTCTTTAACGTTTCATTGATTGATGCACTAACTTATAAAGGGCATATAGTGCATAGAATTGAAAGCCACTGAAATGGATTACTGCATTGGGGAACAATGTGTGGAAATATGATGCAGGGCTATACAAGGCACTCAACACATTGTAGCAAATGCTACAATGAGTCAAAGAATAATAACGGCAGTGTTTAAGACTGCAATTTCATGTCAAGTTAATTCTTTTGTCAACAATATTTCCACAAGTTTCAATCAAGAGCAGCTACAGATGACACTCCGAACCAGACAATTACCATTTTGAGCCATCATTGACATTTGAAATACTGAAGGAGTCCAAAGACTTGTTGGGCAAatcagaaaaatcaaaatccacATCGAGCTGGTTCCCCAGATAATTTATTGGAAGAAGAATGAGAACCCCAACAATCCCAGCAAAGCCAAAGACTCTCAAActgcataaaaacaaacaaaacaaactcaaatatGCACTCgaaaaagcaaaatcaatCTCAACATACCCTGCAATTCTAGCTTATTAAGTAACCTGAAGATAAAAATGCGAATGAAGACCACAGCATCTAAGCTGGTGACTGAGAGGAGCTCATCTTCAGAGGGCTGCCATGCCCTTTTCACCCAACCTGCAGTTGGTAACAGCCTCTCGAAATTGAAACCATTTTTTTGCTCAGATCCTTCTTTAGCAGCAACCAAGCGCGGTGCATAGACTTCAAGATTACTGGGTTGCTTCCTCAATACAGAATATAGAGTGAAGAAGAGGAGACAAAGACCAAGATTGATTCCTACTGATGTTAAAAGTGCCCACACTATCATATCTTCAAACAAAGCAACTCAACCTCAACTGAGCAAACTGCAAATTATATAATTGTAGTGCAAAGATGGCACTACAATCTCAAGTCTCCAACTTTAACGAAAGAAAGCATCACCCAATTGGGAAAGTGAGAACCTGTAAGCAGCTGTGTGAGTGTGAGCGCGAGGGACAGGGCAGGGACAGCAAGGGGAATTTACGCTTGAGGCTTGCTTAAGCAAAGGAAGGTACATAATATGTAGGGATTTTCTCAACGTAACCGACTTTATTTCAAGCAACTCACCGCTTGCCGGCCGAAATGTCACTTTCAAGTAGGGGTCAACCCGATCGAACTGTCAACTCGATAATAATAGGTTAGGTTGGTCTAAAAATGAGTGGATCTtgggtttaaaaaaattattaattgctACGTAGGGTTGGaactaaaacttaaaaatatgCTTAAGTTTGAGTTAATCCGACCGAACCGCCCAACTCGATTACAAGAAATTTAGGTTGAGTTGAGTTGGCCTAATAATGAGCAAGTCTTGGGTCCAATAAAACATAAATCGCTATAGGATTGGGTTACGAGTTGGGACTAAAACCTACCCAACTCAACACATGCCCACCCTTACTCAAGCTCAACCAATGGTAGATCTAGGATTTGAAAGTTGGTCGGGCAAAACATATGTACTAAACTCAATAGCACCAACATAAAAAGATACACCTAATGAGAGAACGAATTGAGCGTTATCCTCAAATGCATTTTTATGCATCAATAAAAgcttaataaaaacaaaaaccacaaataaatgcaatgcaatacaaaacaacactatttatgtaagaacccaaactaaattatctaaaaattaagatttctttattctagccAAAAGACGGTTTTGCcctcacctttttcttaagggaaaaatttgactttttgatcgaaaaggaatttgggaattccgtttgcgccgttgcgtagagcacggcaagccgagttcgtagacacggagtagacccaaatcggagttttaacgaagaaattacgatcaaaacatcgcaaagggcaaaattgtaatttggacaaagtcagatttttaacccttcactctctctctcctcgcgacagttctctctctctctcctctctctctcgcgaCGCCGCCCAGCCCCTCTCTTCCAGTCGTTCCCGTCGCCACCTCAGGGCGGCTCGATCTCCGGCAAGGGCACCATCACCTCCGCCTCGGTCTCGCCGATCTTCCCCGACCAGTCGCCGGCCGTGGCACGCCTGGAAACGATCGGAATCTGCAGAATTCCGACGGAACTCGCCCGAACTTCTCTCCTCTCGATCTCCTCCGTTTCGCCACCATTtctttcgagtgaggtatggttttccaCCTATTTTGAGTGCTCTATCTGATGGTTAactgggtttcgatcgattcaATCTCTAGATTGTTCGTtttacaatttgaaattcggccgaactttggccgccgtgatcgggtatttccggccactttttgggtgtagtccaagaacaaaagtgactccaaatagggtgttttacctagagtagaagtttggagtctcggttccacaATTTTTCGGCACatccgaatcgctttggacacccaatctggccgcgcgtgtggtggcgcgtgggccagggtggtggcacggctctggccagttttgaggtcctcgtgtcgtcacgagcgcgtgagatttcgcggatctcgattcggagtccgtttgagccccgaacggattttccatatcgcgcgatccgtgggtgcagtgtcgtttaACCGTtcgatcgcgctgaattttggatatgtcgatctacgtgatttcaggatcacgtaggattcgacgggtaacgaatcggagtcccggatactccggaatcgcgaaccctggggctagggttagggttttcagCGATAACGCGTTTGTGgccgatccgaccgtccgattcgggccaaattcgcagaacttggttcccgttgtatgagaaaccttccggGAAGCttagattggccatcggacacCTTGGACCCCAcaggtcccgggtcggccgatctgacggTTTCCCGCTTAGCAGAGCATCGGACCTTCCAAAATCGGTCCCCGTGTCAGGAAGGGCtattgtgggcataggagtaacttgagatgaaatgcacgtatttctaggagccgggggcagggtgtttaatttaacttttatttattcagcagttgtttaattaattattcttGATTAAGCAGGCGCCAGGAGCCCGGCTAACCAGCGGGAGGGACCCtcgagaggtccagctagctcggaccagcagtgagtggacttttctttcttaaaaggatttttataattatatttcatatttgatcttgaataagtgatttagtataaattttattatgcaaatgctggtatttttatgaaaattagcTAAGCAAcagaattgaaatttttgagcTAAAACAGTAGCTTAGCCCAGAGTTATCAGAAGTCA includes the following:
- the LOC117620675 gene encoding CSC1-like protein HYP1 isoform X3, which codes for MIVWALLTSVGINLGLCLLFFTLYSVLRKQPSNLEVYAPRLVAAKEGSEQKNGFNFERLLPTAGWVKRAWQPSEDELLSVTSLDAVVFIRIFIFSLRVFGFAGIVGVLILLPINYLGNQLDVDFDFSDLPNKSLDSFSISNVNDGSKWLWVHFCAVYIFSGVVCYLLHYEYGYISSKRYAHYYSSKPQPHQFTILVRGIPVSSGSSCSETVERFFTEYYPSTYLSHAVLRRTNELQRLTSDAEKLYRRLVHLKSETKPQQRSRRDGFCGLFGRKVDVLDQYGKKLENLEDNVRMEQLSVAGKEVPAAFVSFKSRLGAAIALHIQQGTNPTEWVTERAPEPQDVHWPFFSSSFIKRWISKLVVVVACAALTILFLIPVVIVQGLTNLEQLETWFPFLKSILNLTVVSEVITGSVLYRFNIFLEPKKIPGILADAVPAQASFFIAYVVTSGWTSLLSSELFRLLPLISSIIKRPFSGKDDDEFEVPSIPYHSDIPKVLFFGLLGITYFFLAPLILPFLLVYCCLGYIIYRNQLLNVYAPKYETGGRFWPTVHNSTIFSLVLMHVIAIGIFGLKKLSLASSLIVPLPILTLLFNEYCRKRFLPIFKDYPVECLIKKDREDQNDPTIAVFYDKVRTAYKDPALMPKRHPRSTDDHNSPLLQAGV
- the LOC117620675 gene encoding CSC1-like protein HYP1 isoform X1, encoding MIVWALLTSVGINLGLCLLFFTLYSVLRKQPSNLEVYAPRLVAAKEGSEQKNGFNFERLLPTAGWVKRAWQPSEDELLSVTSLDAVVFIRIFIFSLRVFGFAGIVGVLILLPINYLGNQLDVDFDFSDLPNKSLDSFSISNVNDGSKWLWVHFCAVYIFSGVVCYLLHYEYGYISSKRYAHYYSSKPQPHQFTILVRGIPVSSGSSCSETVERFFTEYYPSTYLSHAVLRRTNELQRLTSDAEKLYRRLVHLKSETKPQQRSRRDGFCGLFGRKVDVLDQYGKKLENLEDNVRMEQLSVAGKEVPAAFVSFKSRLGAAIALHIQQGTNPTEWVTERAPEPQDVHWPFFSSSFIKRWISKLVVVVACAALTILFLIPVVIVQGLTNLEQLETWFPFLKSILNLTVVSEVITGYLPSLILHLFLSFVPPIMIMLSSIEGCISFSQIEKSACTKMLWFTIWNIFLANTLSGSVLYRFNIFLEPKKIPGILADAVPAQASFFIAYVVTSGWTSLLSSELFRLLPLISSIIKRPFSGKDDDEFEVPSIPYHSDIPKVLFFGLLGITYFFLAPLILPFLLVYCCLGYIIYRNQLLNVYAPKYETGGRFWPTVHNSTIFSLVLMHVIAIGIFGLKKLSLASSLIVPLPILTLLFNEYCRKRFLPIFKDYPVECLIKKDREDQNDPTIAVFYDKVRTAYKDPALMPKRHPRSTDDHNSPLLQAGV
- the LOC117620675 gene encoding CSC1-like protein HYP1 isoform X2, encoding MIVWALLTSVGINLGLCLLFFTLYSVLRKQPSNLEVYAPRLVAAKEGSEQKNGFNFERLLPTAGWVKRAWQPSEDELLSVTSLDAVVFIRIFIFSLRVFGFAGIVGVLILLPINYLGNQLDVDFDFSDLPNKSLDSFSISNVNDGSKWLWVHFCAVYIFSGVVCYLLHYEYGYISSKRYAHYYSSKPQPHQFTILVRGIPVSSGSSCSETVERFFTEYYPSTYLSHAVLRRTNELQRLTSDAEKLYRRLVHLKSETKPQQRSRRDGFCGLFGRKVDVLDQYGKKLENLEDNVRMEQLSVAGKEVPAAFVSFKSRLGAAIALHIQQGTNPTEWVTERAPEPQDVHWPFFSSSFIKRWISKLVVVVACAALTILFLIPVVIVQGLTNLEQLETWFPFLKSILNLTVVSEVITEGCISFSQIEKSACTKMLWFTIWNIFLANTLSGSVLYRFNIFLEPKKIPGILADAVPAQASFFIAYVVTSGWTSLLSSELFRLLPLISSIIKRPFSGKDDDEFEVPSIPYHSDIPKVLFFGLLGITYFFLAPLILPFLLVYCCLGYIIYRNQLLNVYAPKYETGGRFWPTVHNSTIFSLVLMHVIAIGIFGLKKLSLASSLIVPLPILTLLFNEYCRKRFLPIFKDYPVECLIKKDREDQNDPTIAVFYDKVRTAYKDPALMPKRHPRSTDDHNSPLLQAGV
- the LOC117620675 gene encoding CSC1-like protein HYP1 isoform X4 is translated as MDLVYIFSGVVCYLLHYEYGYISSKRYAHYYSSKPQPHQFTILVRGIPVSSGSSCSETVERFFTEYYPSTYLSHAVLRRTNELQRLTSDAEKLYRRLVHLKSETKPQQRSRRDGFCGLFGRKVDVLDQYGKKLENLEDNVRMEQLSVAGKEVPAAFVSFKSRLGAAIALHIQQGTNPTEWVTERAPEPQDVHWPFFSSSFIKRWISKLVVVVACAALTILFLIPVVIVQGLTNLEQLETWFPFLKSILNLTVVSEVITGYLPSLILHLFLSFVPPIMIMLSSIEGCISFSQIEKSACTKMLWFTIWNIFLANTLSGSVLYRFNIFLEPKKIPGILADAVPAQASFFIAYVVTSGWTSLLSSELFRLLPLISSIIKRPFSGKDDDEFEVPSIPYHSDIPKVLFFGLLGITYFFLAPLILPFLLVYCCLGYIIYRNQLLNVYAPKYETGGRFWPTVHNSTIFSLVLMHVIAIGIFGLKKLSLASSLIVPLPILTLLFNEYCRKRFLPIFKDYPVECLIKKDREDQNDPTIAVFYDKVRTAYKDPALMPKRHPRSTDDHNSPLLQAGV